In Myxocyprinus asiaticus isolate MX2 ecotype Aquarium Trade chromosome 12, UBuf_Myxa_2, whole genome shotgun sequence, the DNA window CAGTTGACAGGATTATAGGTGTCTGTTTGAAAACTTCATTGTAGAAGATTCTGATAAAAATGTTCTCACAGACAGTAATGTTTATTTGAAATGCTTTAAGACAAATTGGAAACAACCTAAATAcagaatacaaaaaagaaaaattagcattaaaaaaaatgcagacaTTGTTTTAAACATATGAACAATTGCTAAAACCAGGGTGTGTGATgaaagtttctttctttttttttcttttcttttttttaatgaaggcaCTATTTAGTGTACAACTAATGTTGGTTTGAGCCTTGATCTTTTCATTCACAACTGAACCCTGTGACCCAAAAGACATTCAGAGACAAAGACAGATATAGAGATGACTTCCTTCCAGGGTCTTCTGGTAAAACACACTACAGCAAAACTTTTATAAAGGCCAGGTTTAATCAATACACAGGAGGTCTATTTATGAGTGCTGAGAGGGCAGTAGTCTGTAGAGACCAATTAACTTGAGCTTATACTGAGGTACACAATGATACCAGTAGTTACTGCTCAAGGAACACATTTTGGACCATGTCATGGTTTTAAGATTTGTAAATCTGCCTCACACTTGCAGAAACAGGTATAAACATGATAAAGGAGGCGTAATCAAACTGCTTCAGAGTTTACAGTTTACTTCAGAGTCTTTGCCTAGTAACTGTGATGAAAAAAGATGAATAGAAaagaaatgaagaaagaaaatacCAGTGAGATCCCCCCAAAAAGGTGTCTATTTTCTAAATCACTATAGGTTTAAACTACAACTCTGACATTTTTGCAACCATTTGGTccaattacataaaatatatatatatgtaaatacaaTTTGTACAGATATGACATCTGTTTGACCACTTTTTATCCTCTGGCTACAATACCTTTactaaagtctgtaaacactgtTCATGgaattcttttaaaaattaatatgcacAATGCAGAAAGTGTTATAAATTCACAAAACCACAGTTAGTAGTAAAATAAGGAGGCGCTCTTAATGTACCAAATGTCTGGTACAAAAATCAGTACCCCTTTAACCCTGTTCCAAATGTACCCTTCACAACAGTGACAGATGGCCAAACAGTTTCTGACATTTTCTTTTGGAAGGCATGATGAACTACGTGAAACAACTCGTTTTTGTCTTTCATTATTTTTTCAAGTGTCTTTACTGTTGTATGTAAGTGCATTAAGCAATTCCGGACTCAAAGTGGTCTCACTTGTCTGTACTGCGAGAAGCTGTTGAGTTTCTCAAAGCACACTGGGAGCCAGGAGGAGGACACGGTCTAAAAACCTCTGTCCCTTAAGGACTTACAGGCATTTGTGACCATGTTCTAGACATGCTCTTCTTCTCATTCCATTGCATGTGACTGAATAGTAATTAAACAGGCCGAAGGACACAACTTTATAACTCGCTTTGAGCCGCACTATTACACAATGTCTCCTCTAGTTTACTTTTGGATAGATCTTCTCGTAAAAGAAGTTCTGTGCCAGCAGAAAGAGCTCTCCATCTTTTTCCCTGACGCTGTGAGCACGCACAAACTGAAACTGCTCCAGTGCAAACTCGTAGAACTCGTTCTCCATCTTCCATATGTTGGACTGCTGCAGTTTTGAGATGGACTCTTTAGTTGGAGGTTTCTTCTCGCTTGTTTTCCTCAAGTGAGATTTCTTACCTGCAGGTGAAATCAAACGCAATAATGCAGTTGTTCACAAAATCAGGCCTTCAATAATACTGATGTAGTTTTTTTAATGGTGAGCAtcactgaaaaaatatttatttctgagCACCTGAATAAGACTGAAACAGATCAGGGGACTTGCATGCCTACTTCAAAGTGCGTTGCAAAAGTTTGCAAAAGCAAAAGTTGATATGCTCTCAATTTTTGGTTGCATGTTTTGTGTCCACTATTGCAACCCCTTGCATTTTTTGTCTCCCTTCTTCCGACACaccatccccattgaaatcaatgcattcaCAGCATTCTCTGATGCAGTGTCAACTCTAGTGTGTATGTGCTGCTTCGCCTTCTTTCTCCACCTCTCTTCTGGCATGTAGCTGACAGTGGCATAATTTTAAGTGATTGAATTGGCAATTCCCTATCATGCAACCACATTAAGCATGAACACGATAGAgactgcactaaaaaaaaaaaatcatacttatTGACAgatttctaccggtttatcattTCAACTAGTGTATCAAGTGCTCAAGAGGATAAGCAGGTACCTGTGCGGTAGAGTTCTGTTGCTCCTCTGAAGAAACGTGGCAGCGCTGCCTCAAGCATCATTATAAAGTCCTCCAGCTCCTCTGTCACTCCCACCAGCAGATACTCATTCACCAAATTATACTTGGCCTGCTCCAGAGCCCACCTGCTGCCAACATTCCtgcacatacatatacatttcCATCTAGACCGGTGATTCACAACCAAGGGGTGCCCtagggcagtgtttcccaacctttttttctgccacagcacactttttacgaaTAAAAAATACTacagcacaccactatcccacataatcATCGTCGACAGTTTTCCTTTTCaacaacttgtccatgttttctgtctgtcttagtagcgtttacccgtaatgtttgaaattctgctgtgcaaaaaacgcaagtcacgtaggtacgctgtataatgaggtcacaggtggcaagagcgctaactgggtaatgaaaaaacaacaaatttgcttcttttctaatttgtagatttgttcttgcaaattaattattGCAATGCCACTGcaaattagtttattttttttatttatgtattttatggaatttgataatttttgacGGCatacctgacaatctttcatgacACACTAGAGTGCTGCGGCACAgcggttgggaaacactgccctagggatagttcacccaaaaactctcGTGTTTTGTGACCAAATGTGCAACCAATGTGATTTGATGTTATTAACATTAGCCAGCATATTTGATTTAAGcactttattaattatattatttgagAGTAAAACAGACTTCTGTAATCGCAAAAAGTGATCAagtggcttcaaaagacttggaatatagtgcatgagtcatattgattacttttaccgtggttttatgttttttttgttgttgtttttttttaccttttatgtTCAAAGGAAGaatgaaaatcatacaggttttgagAAACATTAGGATAAATaacaacagaattttaattttggggtgaactatcccttaaagaagGTTGAAGGGGGTACAATGGGGTAAACCTATTAAACAGAAAGTGTGActtaaaatattaacatttttcatgtttaataactaaaaaaaaaaaacagtcatcttAAAACAACATCTTAAATAATCCCTTTCAgttacttttaaatgaaaatgaaaatttagtAAATTTATGTGAATGACACTTGTAGGATAATAACTAGACAACGGACAAGGCTAGAATTATACAACTGAATTTACTTGTTTAACTTGCACTTCAGTCTTTTTCACAATTCTACAACATTCTTTTAGTACTGAACTAAATGCAACTctgcaataattaaataatattactaATATTTTTTTCCACAATTCACGGTCTTAATCTTACATACTGTAACAGATGTTTTGCTGTTAGCCTGCCACAGAAGAACTGATGGTCTTCTCATTAACATTTGCAAAAATTATAGGTTTCACTAGTTTCATATGAGTTAAAAGAAGCACATTTCTGATTTGATGTCAACGAAGATGTACTGACTGACTGATGGAGCTATGGAGGTACAGAagacaaaaaaggttgggaaacactgacataTATGGTTTTGAAAACAAATTTCTAATGAGAAAGAGCATTGTGTTAAGAGAAACAAGCTTCAGACTGAGTCATATTACCCACCAGCACTCAGAGTAATGGCCACAGAAGAACGGAATCTGTAACCAAAGCTTCTCAGGAGCGCAATCAGAACCTCCGGATGACACACACTCATCAAATGTCTGAAACACAGCGTGATACAGTGACACAGAATTAATATCAGGATACAAATGGTGAGAACATAAATTCGGTTGCTTCATCAAAACTTTTCATATTGGTTCAATAAAACTGTGGTTAATTTATCAAACATTGTTACACCCGAATAAGTTtactgtacagtcagccggtcataaTTGCAAAAAGTATCCTGACACGAAGCGGAATAaagaggtttattttgtgatagtgGCTGGCTTACTGTTCATTATCCTGCTAATTACATGGCTACtgaccaaatgaaaaaaattaaggacATGCAATTCTGATTCGATTTGATATTATTATGTGAGAAGGCCAATACCTTTTTGTCCCCCTGCTTTCTCCGTCTGAGACCTGGCCGGTAATCATCTCCAAACCGCAGAAAGTAGTAGTATGACACCAACCTCTCAATGGGATCCCGTACGATATTGATATAAACTGGCTTCCCCTTAAGCCCAAACCTATGTGGTAAAAATATGATTCTTTAAAAATATTCTACAATTTGAAAATACTGTGTCTCCTGTGCATACAATAGAAAGCATGTTCTATTTTCAACCACTAGAGTGCAGCAGCACTTCAGTAAAATATTATGTCTGTGAATCAATTAGCTTCCCAATGGATGTTTTTCTcttcaggaggggaaaaaacaaaatgtattatttaaggtTATCTCATTCCTAAAGACCAGCTATAACCATAATACctaaaaaaacagaacaataaagtACAGTACACAGTCTTTGTAGATGATTATTGAAGAACTCACTTTGAGAAGTCTAGGTAGGCAACATGGCCATGGTAAAAACCTGGTTTCATTTCCCGCCAGGATGTCACATTCCTTACAAACCTCATCTGTAAGCACAAGATTATACATATTAGTTAGATACACAGTAGTCTCTGTTCACTTTGTAATATATACCATGGTCCCATaatgtatttgaacacttaagccacacttaaaactttatgaatgtttttgcattacacaaaatatcaaactaagtgatatttatttgaaaagaaaCAGCACAAACTCACTTTTTGAGCAAAACATTACACAAAAATAAGTTTTGGTTAtcaaattataaaacagatatattgttcaaaataaagATATAAATGGTTGGCAGTGGCTAAGTGGAAATAGTgatagatattatttgcaccccaatgcaaatagtggcagatactattttccatcctaattaattactaacatatagtataggggcatcactgcagtgtgtttattgtgtttatttagagtcccacagacactctacactaaccctacccctaaacctaaccctaaccttcccttacaaaaaaaaaaaaaaaaatactatatgtttttactacattaaccataaTATCacaatggtattttgtagtaaaatcatagtaaccacaaaattaaacatggttactatattaacaccactttacagtagtaacaccatggcaatcactttacaccgatcagccacaacattaaaatcatctgtctaatatcgtgtaggtcccccttgtgccaccaaaacagctctaaccagtcaaggcatggactccacaagatctctgaaggtgtcctgtggtatctggtaccaagacgttagcagcaaatcctttaagtcctgtaagttgcgagttggggcctccatggatcggacttgttggtccagcacatcccatagatgcacaatcggattgagatctggggaatttggaggctaaGTCAACACCtggaactctttgtcatgttcctcaaaccatcccTGAAAaaattttgcagtgtggcagggtgtattatcctgctgaaagaggccactgccatcagcaaataccattgccatgaaggagtgtacgtggtctgcaacaatctttaggtaggtggtacgtgtcaaagtagcATTGACATGAATGCCAGgatccaaggtttcccagcagaacattggccagaacatcacactgcctccacaggcctgccttcttcccatagtgcatcctgctgccatctcttccccaggtaaacgacgcacacacacccggccatccacatgatctaaaagaaaatgcaaTTCATCAGACccggccaccttcttccattgctccatggtccagttctgatgctcacgtgaccactgtaggtgctttcggcagaggacaggggtcagcatggacaCTCTCGGCTCTAGTCTGCGGCTAcgtagccccatacgcagcaagctgcgatgcactgtgtgttctgacacctttctatcatggccagcattaatttttttcagcaatttgtgctacagcagctcttctgtgggatcggaccagacaggctagccttcgctccccatgcgcatcaaagagccttgggcacccatgagcCAGTTCACCGCTTGTCCTTCCtcggaccacttttggtaggtactaaccactgcatactgggaacaccccacaagacctgccgttttggagatgctctgactcagtTGTCTAGCAATcataatttggcccttgtcaaagttgctcagatacttatgcttgcccatttttcctgtttccaacacatgaaattcaagaactgactgttcatgTGCTGCCTAATATATaacccaccccttgacaggtgacattgtaacaagataataaatgttattcacttcacctgtcagtggttttaatgttgtggctgatcagtgtaaattgcattaaaactttggcttccacatttatttgtatttattattatgtatgtGTTGTGTGATATGCCTTGCACCCTTCATCCAAGCAACAGCACTATCCAAATCTCAAATAACCGTCTCAAAATAACATATCTGTCATGGGCTGTTGAACAAACCAGCCAAGTGACTACTTAATaaaaaacccacacaaacaccTTTCAGTGATATTTTCTCCAAACATCCTCCCCTCAGTCCCACATCTGTACTCCCCGGGGAGGAAAAGGTTATGTCATCTGTACCGTTGACAGGCTTCATTGCAAAGCTAGACTGAATATTACCTTGATTAAAGTGCCAACAAATAACACCTTCCCTCCCTCTGCTCCAAGGCATTTTATTTTCCGGATGGCAATGACATGGATACAAATGCAAACGCAAAAACAGAACATAACAGCACTTGATCACGGAGAGACACAGTCACACACTTGTTGGGAAAGATGTTTAGTGACATGTCGAATAGCAAAATGAAATGGGAATGTTTTTTCCAGAGTACCACTTCCAAACTTGCAAATAAAACAGCTGCATTCATCAGGTCATATGATTGACTTGCGTTACTTAACAAATTGTTCACTTATACAACAATCTATTTGGTCAAAAGagaatagggatgtgcaaaactacatattttattaattatggtTTTATATAACAAGGCAATCTTAAGGTAGCCCTGTGTAGGCTGGTTTTGGGTTTACCTGACCCCAGTCAGGCACATTTCTTAGAGGGCATTTGAATAAGTCATGTTcttcgaaaaaataaataaataaataaataaataaaataaaataaaaacaaaaactgcacAATGGAAAGAGGCAGGTTTTATTCTCTTTTTACCTTAACATGCCTGCAGCAGTTTAAAATGGGATGAATTTAAAGACTTTTCCAAGGGAGATTGACTATGCAAACTGCTAAAGCACTGCACGCTGTCAAAATGCTAATGAAGCATTACTAAGAATACAGAAACTAAATATcctgtatatttaagcaatatcacacaagaaaGAGAgctgttgttctgaatatcagcacagatTTGATTAgtctgtaggtaatcacagccgtgctgattttCAAACCAATAGCACGACTGCAAGTATTGCTTTTACACAAcagttaaacaaataaaatatgataACTTGCATTTGTGCATTTCTTCTCTGCCAGTAAAAACAGTTTGTAAATGAATCTTGCATTTATGTTTTTTGAACAAATCAttctcgttcacttccattgaTATGGTCATACAAAACTCAATGTTGTTTAACGAATCAGTTGAGTCtagggcagtgtttcccaaccttatTTCTGCCACGGAatactttttacaattaaacaaatcccatggcacacctctatcccactgtcccacataaccatcgttgatagttttccttttcaagaacttccatgttttctgtccacttTAGTTGCGTgtttactcgtaatgtttgaaattcggctattcAAAAAACGCAAGTCACGTAGGTACGGTGTATAATAagatcacaggtggcaagagtgctaattggataatgaataaagcaacaaatttgcatcttttcttatttttagatttgttcttgAAAATTAATTCTtacaatgccacagcaaatatttttttttttatttatcttttttttacatGGCTCCTGACTAACATTTAAGAGTGGTAGCACCAGTGTTCAATTCTACAAATGGTCGCACTTGAGTTGGTCGCACCAGTCCAACTGAAAGAAAATTAGTTTTCTTTcatggtttctttctttttatcaggatcttgACGATTAAAATACAGtgatctgaagacaaacaaatcACAGGGCATTAGAaatgattttacacagaaggaaagttccattgtatccatagttttaactgtggcatttgcaATAAGATCACAGTAACCAAAAGtataagtaaaaccatgataagcAGTAACCATACAACAAATTATGCCATTTTTCgtaagaaaaacacatccagaaattaaattgtattctctcactactatattgatatatgttcatggtaaatattttttttaaatatctgtgatgtgtggattgaaacttTAGcatttctgtttgttcattgtgcagatttcctttattccttttcaatgctgtttagaatgttggggccgtttaatacaatttttaacTAGTTTAATCATCGACACATTATGGGCTTTCATGGAGGTTTTAAACAAATGATCAATGCTGAATTCGTGACCCAGCCCGTGCTTCTCGCAGCactgtttatgatgatctgcgcGGCTGAGTGCTCGAGACCGGTCCACGTGTAAATGCATGTCTCTGTGCT includes these proteins:
- the LOC127449636 gene encoding heparan sulfate 2-O-sulfotransferase 1, whose protein sequence is MGLLRIMMPPKFQLLAVLAFGVAMLFIENQIQKLDESRAKLERTMARHEVQEVEQRQMRDNLRDSPALADSDDLVIIYNRVPKTASTSFTNIAYDLCGKNRFHVLHINTTKNNPVMSLQDQMRFVRNVTSWREMKPGFYHGHVAYLDFSKFGLKGKPVYINIVRDPIERLVSYYYFLRFGDDYRPGLRRRKQGDKKTFDECVSSGGSDCAPEKLWLQIPFFCGHYSECWNVGSRWALEQAKYNLVNEYLLVGVTEELEDFIMMLEAALPRFFRGATELYRTGKKSHLRKTSEKKPPTKESISKLQQSNIWKMENEFYEFALEQFQFVRAHSVREKDGELFLLAQNFFYEKIYPKVN